In Kordiimonas pumila, a single genomic region encodes these proteins:
- a CDS encoding efflux RND transporter permease subunit, which produces MNKTIEWWARNKVAANLLMIGIFLSGVFGFMAMEREVFPTVRFPGLAITVTWPGASPQDVEEQIVSRIEESMQDLDNIDWIRSTSSEGFGQIIVLALRDADFTQFMNDVKIRVDSISSFPRDIEPPIVKQFVQREEFIRVAVYGDVSERELKQTSETLRREVAQLPAISLVETFGTRNEEVSVEVSEDALRRYNLTFSEVSRAIANNSLNSSGGTIETDSGDLTLTARNLADTQHDFENIIIRQTADGGIVRVRDVATVIDGFEDVDLLASLNGKPAVLLQVLSTEKMDVVKASESIHKWIEERSKTLPAGIQMTLWTDQANEFNSRMSTISSSALQGLVLVLIVLLLTLRPKVAFWVTMGIATAYAGAFVFLPALDVSLNMLSTFAFLLVLGIVVDDAIVIGESIHTESQRTGGGITAAVFGAQIVAKPVIYAVLTTIIAFTPWVFMNNESTEFTRHITWVVITALSFSLIESLLILPAHLSKMKPREHVGRFGKFQKKIATSITDFAQYKYRKIGTAAVENKYLTTSIFVFIFMFGFGLFSSGYVKSNFQPSFESEEISINVTMPEGSPYWRALEILQQLQVAEQKLIEQEDQLTGGKSKLVENWYTRARKDSVIAIVKLAPAENRSIGAKEAALKLRDLIGDIPDAKEVSVTYENGNNDPDFELSVRHSDLTILRQAVADLEEKLRTYDALYDIRNNLDAASEEIRISMKPGAEKLGLTLADVSLQVRQAYYGDEVQRLPREGQDVKVKVRYPKETRQSIESLENFRVRTADGNEVPLKTVAELTYAPGIKNIHHWQMYRAARVSADMKDSVRGNIMEDLNKNFFPEWEKKYPGIQRGSIGQAEGEAEFQQQLVNLYLVAIFVMYMLLATAFKSYWQPLAIMVAMPFAFIGAIYGHYVGDMTMSVFSYFGIAAAAGVVVNDNLVLVDFSNKLRERGLNPVEAIVEAGVARFRPILLTSVTTFIGLTPMMLEQSIQAAFLKPVVMSLSAGVVIAFFVTLLLVPALYAIGYDLTILKEHLKIRLLQAVKKDQPKDIPSQAE; this is translated from the coding sequence ATGAACAAGACAATTGAATGGTGGGCACGCAATAAAGTAGCCGCCAACCTGCTGATGATTGGTATTTTTCTGTCCGGTGTGTTTGGCTTTATGGCCATGGAGCGGGAAGTATTTCCAACAGTTCGCTTTCCAGGGCTTGCCATTACAGTAACATGGCCTGGCGCCAGCCCACAGGATGTAGAAGAACAAATTGTTTCCCGCATTGAAGAATCCATGCAGGATCTCGATAATATCGACTGGATCAGGTCTACATCATCCGAGGGTTTTGGACAAATTATTGTCCTTGCGCTACGGGATGCAGATTTCACCCAGTTCATGAACGATGTTAAAATTCGTGTTGATTCCATATCGAGTTTTCCGCGAGATATAGAGCCACCTATTGTAAAACAGTTTGTGCAGCGCGAAGAGTTTATCAGGGTTGCTGTTTATGGTGATGTAAGTGAACGCGAACTGAAACAGACATCCGAAACACTTAGGCGCGAAGTAGCACAACTACCTGCAATTTCACTGGTGGAAACCTTTGGTACGCGTAACGAAGAAGTTTCTGTTGAAGTATCAGAAGATGCACTCCGCCGCTATAACCTTACTTTTTCAGAAGTATCCCGTGCCATTGCCAATAACTCGCTTAATTCATCTGGCGGCACCATCGAAACAGATAGCGGCGACCTGACACTTACCGCCAGAAATCTGGCTGATACACAGCATGACTTTGAAAATATCATCATTCGACAAACCGCAGACGGCGGCATTGTGCGCGTGCGTGATGTAGCGACAGTGATCGACGGCTTTGAGGATGTTGACTTACTTGCCAGCCTGAACGGCAAACCAGCTGTACTCTTGCAAGTTCTAAGCACCGAGAAAATGGACGTTGTTAAAGCCTCTGAATCCATTCACAAATGGATTGAGGAACGATCAAAAACACTGCCTGCCGGTATTCAAATGACCTTGTGGACTGATCAGGCAAACGAGTTTAACAGCCGTATGTCAACAATAAGCAGTTCGGCGCTGCAAGGGCTTGTGCTGGTGCTTATTGTCCTCCTTTTAACACTGCGCCCTAAAGTCGCCTTCTGGGTTACGATGGGCATTGCTACAGCTTATGCTGGTGCCTTTGTGTTCCTCCCTGCGCTTGATGTTTCGCTAAATATGCTATCAACCTTTGCGTTCCTGCTGGTGCTTGGGATTGTTGTGGATGATGCCATTGTTATTGGCGAAAGCATCCATACAGAAAGCCAAAGAACTGGTGGCGGCATAACGGCAGCTGTATTTGGTGCTCAGATTGTTGCCAAACCTGTTATTTACGCTGTTCTAACCACCATCATTGCCTTCACGCCGTGGGTGTTTATGAACAACGAGTCCACAGAATTTACACGGCATATTACATGGGTGGTTATCACCGCGCTTTCTTTTTCTTTGATTGAATCACTCCTGATTTTGCCAGCACACCTTTCAAAAATGAAACCGCGGGAACATGTTGGTCGATTTGGCAAATTTCAGAAAAAAATTGCAACCAGCATTACTGACTTTGCCCAGTATAAATACCGCAAAATTGGTACGGCTGCTGTAGAAAACAAATATCTGACAACATCCATATTTGTCTTTATTTTCATGTTTGGCTTTGGCCTGTTTTCGTCTGGTTACGTGAAAAGCAATTTTCAACCGTCCTTCGAAAGTGAAGAAATCTCCATAAATGTAACGATGCCTGAAGGCTCGCCTTACTGGCGTGCGCTTGAGATATTACAACAGCTTCAAGTCGCCGAGCAAAAACTGATCGAGCAGGAAGACCAGTTAACAGGCGGGAAAAGCAAACTGGTTGAAAACTGGTACACACGGGCGCGAAAAGACAGTGTCATTGCCATTGTGAAGCTTGCCCCGGCAGAGAACCGCAGTATAGGCGCGAAAGAAGCTGCCCTTAAGCTGCGTGACCTTATTGGTGATATTCCTGACGCCAAAGAAGTGTCCGTTACCTACGAGAATGGTAATAACGACCCAGACTTTGAACTTTCTGTTCGACACTCTGACCTTACTATTCTGAGGCAAGCAGTTGCTGATCTTGAAGAAAAGCTGCGTACCTATGATGCCCTTTATGACATTAGAAACAATCTAGATGCCGCATCAGAAGAAATCCGTATAAGCATGAAGCCGGGCGCAGAAAAGCTGGGCCTCACGCTTGCAGATGTATCCTTGCAAGTTCGCCAAGCTTACTACGGCGACGAAGTGCAGCGCCTGCCTCGTGAAGGGCAGGACGTAAAGGTGAAGGTGCGGTACCCCAAAGAAACACGGCAATCTATTGAAAGTCTTGAAAACTTCCGGGTGCGTACCGCAGATGGCAACGAAGTACCGCTTAAAACTGTCGCAGAACTAACCTATGCCCCCGGCATTAAAAACATTCACCACTGGCAAATGTACCGGGCTGCACGGGTGAGTGCGGACATGAAAGATAGTGTTCGCGGTAATATTATGGAAGACCTCAATAAAAACTTCTTCCCGGAATGGGAGAAAAAATATCCCGGTATCCAGCGTGGCTCCATTGGTCAGGCCGAGGGCGAAGCTGAATTCCAACAACAGCTTGTGAACCTGTATCTGGTAGCCATATTTGTTATGTATATGCTGCTTGCGACCGCCTTTAAAAGCTATTGGCAACCACTTGCCATTATGGTGGCCATGCCGTTTGCTTTTATTGGGGCTATATACGGCCACTATGTTGGTGATATGACCATGTCCGTATTTAGTTATTTTGGTATTGCCGCTGCAGCTGGTGTTGTGGTCAACGATAACCTTGTTCTGGTTGATTTTAGTAACAAACTTAGGGAACGCGGCCTTAACCCTGTTGAGGCGATTGTAGAGGCGGGCGTTGCTCGGTTCAGGCCTATTCTGCTAACATCGGTTACAACCTTTATCGGTTTAACGCCTATGATGCTTGAACAGTCTATTCAAGCGGCCTTCCTAAAACCTGTGGTCATGTCCCTTTCCGCAGGGGTTGTGATTGCGTTTTTTGTTACTCTTCTACTCGTGCCTGCGCTTTATGCCATTGGCTATGATCTAACTATCCTGAAAGAACACCTCAAAATCAGGCTTCTACAGGCAGTAAAAAAAGATCAACCAAAGGATATTCCATCACAAGCGGAATAA
- a CDS encoding efflux RND transporter periplasmic adaptor subunit: protein MSKIVKFVVPAVVLLASIGSVIALDAAKSPPEKTEIEERPTSLYVDTVKTEDVRLTVTTQGEVKAKTEIALMPQVSGRIVSISESFAEGAGFGSNATLIKIDDADYNLALATAEARVAQTAVVLEKEMADARIKRKQWDEWVKDGQPTPLALNAPQVAEAQAQKRAAEADLETAKLNLSRTNVSVPFHGKVLERSVGLGQIVTPSTELGRVFATDVVEVRLPLTDTQLAEIDLPIGFVSNGTNAPEVTFSSTVHNKSYSWVGHIVRVNAAIDRQTRLIYAVAEVQDPYGQAADMGKPLAVGMFVKATIKSAIPTKTMVMPRLALRGDDRIYVVKDNKLEIRTVDVISTSDDNVYVSSGVAEGEMVVTSAVRAAYSGMPVSTITRAAGNTLSDTDR, encoded by the coding sequence GTGAGCAAGATTGTGAAGTTTGTAGTACCTGCCGTGGTGCTGCTGGCTAGCATAGGGTCTGTAATAGCCCTTGATGCAGCTAAATCACCCCCTGAAAAAACAGAGATTGAAGAAAGACCTACATCGCTTTATGTCGATACGGTTAAGACAGAAGACGTACGTTTAACCGTTACCACACAGGGCGAAGTGAAAGCCAAAACAGAAATAGCCCTGATGCCACAGGTTTCCGGCAGGATTGTTTCTATTTCTGAATCATTTGCTGAAGGTGCTGGTTTTGGGTCCAATGCAACCCTTATCAAAATTGATGATGCTGATTATAATCTGGCGCTTGCAACAGCAGAAGCCCGCGTCGCTCAAACGGCTGTTGTTCTTGAAAAAGAAATGGCAGATGCCCGGATAAAGCGCAAACAGTGGGATGAATGGGTAAAAGACGGGCAACCAACGCCCCTTGCCCTGAACGCGCCACAAGTTGCAGAAGCTCAGGCACAAAAACGTGCTGCTGAAGCTGATCTTGAAACCGCAAAGCTAAACCTTTCCCGTACAAATGTTAGTGTACCTTTCCACGGCAAAGTTCTTGAACGTAGTGTAGGCTTAGGCCAGATTGTAACACCCAGCACTGAACTGGGCCGCGTATTTGCCACTGATGTTGTTGAGGTTCGGCTACCCCTCACCGATACACAGCTTGCGGAAATTGACTTGCCTATTGGCTTTGTCTCAAACGGCACAAATGCCCCAGAAGTTACTTTTAGCAGCACAGTACATAATAAATCATATAGCTGGGTTGGGCACATCGTGCGGGTAAATGCTGCAATCGACCGCCAAACCCGACTGATATATGCGGTTGCAGAAGTGCAGGACCCCTACGGCCAAGCAGCTGACATGGGCAAACCTCTTGCCGTTGGCATGTTTGTGAAAGCCACCATTAAAAGCGCAATACCAACCAAAACCATGGTTATGCCACGTCTCGCCTTAAGAGGGGACGACCGGATTTATGTTGTGAAAGACAACAAGTTAGAAATCCGCACCGTAGATGTAATTTCAACATCAGACGACAATGTTTATGTCTCCAGTGGTGTTGCTGAAGGCGAAATGGTTGTGACCTCGGCTGTCCGTGCCGCATACAGCGGTATGCCTGTTAGCACTATTACCCGCGCCGCGGGTAATACCCTCTCTGACACAGACCGTTAG
- the purD gene encoding phosphoribosylamine--glycine ligase has protein sequence MNILVIGSGGREHALCWKIAESPLLQTLYCSPGNGGTVEVAINTPLDTSDHSEVISFCKDHEIEFVVVGPEGPLVAGLVDDLTAAGILAFGPTAGAARLEGSKGFTKDICAKYNIPTASYGRFKDAASAKNYITKEGAPIVIKADGLAAGKGVILAQTLEEALAAVDYIFDGAFGSAGAEVVVEEFLTGEEASFFALCDGTATLALATAQDHKAVGEGDTGPNTGGMGAYSPAPVMTDTLCKEVMDTIIAPTVQAMTDMGHPYRGVFFAGLMITADGPKLIEYNCRFGDPECQVLMMRLKSDIVPLLVATAKGELAGVSAEWDEKAALTVVMAAKGYPASYEKGSEIKGLVAASGDADVRIFHAGTKQENGHIQAAGGRVLNVTALGATVTKAQEKAYKAVDSIDWSDGFCRRDIGWRAINREKATT, from the coding sequence ATGAATATACTTGTGATCGGGTCTGGTGGCCGTGAGCATGCTCTGTGCTGGAAAATTGCCGAAAGTCCTTTACTGCAAACCCTATACTGTTCACCCGGCAACGGCGGCACAGTGGAAGTGGCGATTAACACCCCGCTTGATACATCTGATCATAGTGAAGTTATTTCATTCTGCAAAGATCATGAAATTGAATTTGTGGTAGTTGGCCCTGAAGGTCCGCTTGTTGCAGGTCTGGTTGATGACCTAACTGCGGCTGGCATCTTGGCTTTTGGGCCAACAGCAGGGGCTGCACGCCTTGAGGGTTCAAAAGGCTTTACCAAGGATATTTGCGCTAAATATAATATCCCGACAGCAAGTTATGGCCGTTTCAAAGATGCTGCCAGCGCCAAAAACTATATCACCAAAGAAGGCGCACCAATTGTTATTAAGGCTGACGGTCTTGCCGCTGGCAAAGGCGTTATTTTAGCGCAAACCCTAGAGGAAGCTCTTGCCGCTGTTGATTATATTTTTGACGGCGCGTTTGGCAGTGCTGGCGCTGAAGTGGTTGTTGAAGAATTCTTGACCGGCGAAGAAGCCAGCTTTTTTGCTCTCTGCGACGGCACCGCAACCCTCGCCCTTGCTACTGCCCAAGACCATAAAGCCGTAGGTGAAGGTGACACTGGTCCAAACACTGGCGGCATGGGTGCTTACTCCCCCGCCCCTGTTATGACAGATACACTCTGCAAAGAAGTGATGGACACCATTATTGCACCAACCGTGCAAGCCATGACCGATATGGGACACCCCTATCGCGGCGTGTTTTTTGCCGGCCTCATGATCACAGCAGATGGCCCAAAACTGATTGAATACAACTGCCGCTTTGGTGACCCTGAATGTCAGGTTCTGATGATGCGGCTGAAAAGTGATATCGTGCCCTTGCTAGTAGCCACTGCAAAGGGCGAGCTTGCAGGCGTTTCTGCTGAATGGGATGAAAAAGCTGCCTTAACTGTTGTAATGGCAGCAAAAGGTTATCCTGCTAGTTATGAAAAAGGAAGCGAGATCAAAGGCTTGGTTGCTGCGTCTGGTGACGCTGACGTCCGCATTTTCCATGCAGGCACCAAACAGGAAAACGGCCATATTCAAGCCGCTGGAGGCCGAGTACTCAATGTAACCGCGCTTGGTGCCACCGTGACAAAAGCACAGGAAAAAGCATACAAGGCTGTTGATAGTATCGACTGGTCTGATGGGTTTTGCCGCAGGGATATTGGCTGGCGTGCTATCAACCGCGAAAAAGCGACTACTTAA
- a CDS encoding M23 family metallopeptidase, with protein MKALETAFLLLFTVTCAAYAVAATELQGSVAQGGMVWGIAEQGAVILLDGNPVKVGPEGQFVFGFGRDAGPEARLIIISRAGKRTEKILKVEQRTFDIERVKGLPPKTVNPPPEWAAQRKVETGRVAKARAETTGDTFWTEGFIRPAKGRFSGFYGSQRILNGEPKNPHYGLDIAAKVGEPIYAPAGGTVRLADPGFLLEGGIVIIDHGYGVTSTLFHMNSVDVKEGETLHQGDPIGTIGATGRASGPHVDWRVNWGSVRLDPYLLLSEADKK; from the coding sequence ATGAAAGCTTTAGAAACTGCATTTTTATTATTGTTTACAGTGACATGTGCTGCATATGCTGTGGCTGCTACAGAGTTGCAAGGCAGCGTAGCACAGGGCGGCATGGTGTGGGGCATAGCAGAGCAGGGCGCCGTAATATTGCTTGATGGCAACCCCGTTAAAGTGGGGCCAGAGGGGCAATTTGTTTTTGGTTTTGGCCGCGACGCCGGCCCTGAGGCAAGGCTGATTATCATCAGCAGGGCAGGTAAGCGCACGGAGAAAATTCTGAAAGTAGAGCAGCGTACTTTTGATATAGAACGGGTGAAAGGCTTGCCGCCTAAAACGGTAAACCCGCCGCCAGAGTGGGCGGCACAGCGCAAGGTGGAAACCGGGCGTGTGGCCAAGGCGAGGGCAGAAACCACAGGCGATACTTTCTGGACAGAAGGCTTTATAAGGCCCGCAAAGGGCCGGTTTTCCGGCTTTTATGGCAGCCAGCGTATTCTGAACGGCGAGCCAAAAAACCCCCATTACGGGCTTGATATTGCAGCCAAAGTGGGAGAGCCTATTTATGCGCCAGCGGGTGGCACAGTGCGCCTTGCGGACCCTGGTTTTTTGCTGGAGGGCGGCATTGTTATTATTGATCACGGCTACGGTGTAACATCAACGCTGTTTCATATGAATTCGGTTGACGTAAAAGAAGGTGAAACGCTACATCAGGGCGACCCAATTGGCACGATCGGCGCAACGGGAAGGGCCAGCGGCCCTCATGTTGACTGGCGGGTGAATTGGGGGAGTGTGCGGCTTGATCCCTATTTGCTGCTGTCAGAGGCTGATAAAAAATAA
- a CDS encoding TorF family putative porin codes for MIFRRGNSTQQQQAQCRHSVPYLCVVVPLLALPFGTATYAADNSFEIDGYVGVTSDYRDRGISMSDLDASVRGSISVFHDSGFYGGVDAALIDDQMGGDTKTEFFAGYSMDQGDYIYDFSAELDGIHGNGSDYYPEFKASMARDFGLAFIRTGLAYAPEGRWNTPDVDSLYAYTDLEIPVPTFPELTIISRLGYDMRSDRSNLLDWSAGLSVFVDSFEVTLIYEDSSLDSEIAKGRFVFGTRFYF; via the coding sequence ATGATCTTCAGGCGAGGAAATAGCACACAGCAACAGCAGGCACAGTGCCGGCACAGTGTGCCATATTTGTGCGTTGTTGTGCCACTTTTGGCGCTGCCATTTGGCACCGCTACATATGCGGCAGATAACAGTTTTGAAATAGATGGTTACGTAGGCGTAACAAGCGACTACCGCGACCGGGGTATCTCAATGTCTGATCTCGACGCTTCCGTTCGGGGTTCCATTTCTGTATTTCACGATAGCGGCTTTTACGGCGGGGTAGATGCTGCCCTGATTGATGATCAGATGGGCGGGGATACCAAAACAGAATTTTTCGCGGGTTACAGCATGGACCAGGGTGATTATATTTATGATTTCTCGGCAGAGCTTGACGGCATTCACGGCAACGGATCTGACTATTACCCAGAGTTTAAAGCCAGCATGGCGCGTGACTTTGGCCTTGCCTTCATTCGCACCGGCCTTGCATACGCGCCTGAAGGCCGCTGGAACACACCAGATGTAGATAGCCTTTATGCCTATACCGATCTTGAAATTCCGGTTCCAACCTTTCCTGAGCTTACAATCATCAGCCGCCTTGGCTATGACATGCGCAGTGACCGGTCGAATTTGCTCGACTGGTCTGCCGGTCTCTCCGTGTTTGTTGACAGCTTTGAAGTGACGTTGATCTATGAGGATTCGTCCCTTGATAGCGAGATCGCAAAAGGCCGCTTTGTCTTTGGCACCCGTTTTTATTTTTAA
- the xseA gene encoding exodeoxyribonuclease VII large subunit has protein sequence MSDTALGSNEYEYTVSEISGALKRSVEDQFGYVRVRAELSGVKRAASGHVYFALKDDQAVIDGVCWRGSASQLSFVPEDGLEVVCTGKLTTYPARSKYQMVVDKMEPAGAGALMALLEERKKKLAAEGLFDPARKKPIPYIPGVIGVITSPTGAVIRDILHRLADRFPRRVIVWPVLVQGEGAANQIAKAIEGFNALTAESPIPRPDVLIVARGGGSIEDLWSFNEEVVVRAASNSVIPLISAVGHETDTTLIDYASDLRAPTPTGAAEMAVPVREELVYTVADYGRRLVGQKNIMIRDRSERLKGLARGLPKPRDMLGLLSQRFDELAERLPRGLISIAQAKSIRLNRLLGGLSAGRLSQLLSFRSNQLEVNGKRLQPLYTRRLADLSSRLEGTGRMLDSLSYERVLDRGFALVEDANGTPVSKAQALSAGDMLKLRFADDSRQVQVVEGGGVVPPSSQAPAKKTPPKKADKKQTDMLQGSLL, from the coding sequence ATGTCAGATACGGCCCTTGGCTCAAATGAATATGAATATACGGTTTCCGAAATTTCAGGCGCGCTCAAGCGGTCGGTTGAAGACCAGTTTGGCTATGTGCGGGTGCGGGCGGAGCTTTCTGGGGTTAAGCGGGCTGCTTCTGGCCATGTTTATTTTGCACTCAAAGATGATCAGGCCGTGATTGACGGCGTGTGCTGGCGTGGTAGTGCATCGCAGCTTTCTTTTGTACCGGAAGACGGGCTTGAAGTGGTTTGCACCGGCAAACTTACGACATATCCGGCGCGGTCAAAATACCAGATGGTTGTTGACAAAATGGAGCCAGCGGGCGCTGGCGCGCTTATGGCGCTGCTTGAAGAGCGCAAGAAAAAACTGGCGGCGGAAGGTTTGTTTGACCCTGCCCGTAAAAAGCCCATTCCCTATATTCCGGGTGTTATTGGTGTTATTACATCGCCGACCGGCGCTGTTATCCGCGATATATTACACCGCCTTGCAGACAGGTTCCCACGCAGGGTTATTGTGTGGCCTGTACTTGTGCAGGGCGAAGGGGCCGCAAACCAGATTGCAAAAGCCATTGAAGGCTTTAACGCTTTAACAGCAGAAAGCCCTATACCGCGTCCAGATGTACTGATTGTTGCGCGTGGTGGTGGTTCGATCGAGGACCTGTGGTCGTTTAATGAAGAAGTGGTGGTGCGGGCTGCAAGCAATAGTGTTATTCCACTTATCTCTGCGGTTGGCCACGAAACCGACACCACCCTTATTGATTACGCCTCAGACCTGCGGGCGCCGACACCCACGGGTGCGGCAGAAATGGCGGTTCCTGTTAGGGAAGAGCTTGTCTACACAGTTGCAGACTATGGTCGCAGGCTGGTGGGCCAGAAAAATATTATGATCAGGGATCGCAGCGAGCGCCTTAAAGGGTTGGCGCGGGGGCTTCCCAAACCACGGGATATGCTGGGGCTTCTAAGTCAGCGTTTCGATGAACTTGCTGAGCGCCTACCGCGCGGCCTTATTAGTATTGCACAGGCAAAATCCATTCGGCTGAACCGGCTTCTTGGTGGGCTGAGTGCCGGGCGGTTATCGCAGCTTTTATCATTCAGAAGCAATCAGTTAGAAGTAAACGGCAAGCGCTTGCAGCCCTTGTATACACGCCGACTTGCTGATTTGTCTTCAAGGCTTGAGGGCACGGGGCGTATGCTGGATAGCCTGTCGTATGAGCGGGTATTGGACCGTGGCTTTGCACTGGTTGAGGACGCAAACGGAACACCGGTTTCAAAGGCGCAGGCCTTATCAGCGGGGGACATGTTAAAGCTGCGATTTGCGGATGATAGCCGCCAGGTTCAGGTGGTGGAAGGCGGCGGTGTGGTGCCGCCTTCTTCGCAGGCGCCCGCTAAAAAAACACCGCCTAAAAAAGCAGATAAAAAACAAACTGATATGCTGCAAGGCAGCCTGCTGTAA
- a CDS encoding 3'(2'),5'-bisphosphate nucleotidase CysQ: protein MAKNAQNVFDDDYSPWSLADDARLVRQVTEEAGRIALSYFARDVKVWEKSPGNPVCEADMAVDEFLRTTLMQNRTGYGWLSEETEDQPERLRCGRLWVVDPIDGTRAFIAGGDDWGISVALVQDQRPVVAAFYAPVKDAFYFAEYGRGARKNGKHIEVSGADNLNTARMMGDPEAFRHEKFWPNPWPETMQAEAANSIALRICQIADGQFDCCVTLRPKNDWDVAAADLILLEAGGICTTAHGKNLIFNREKPLHDHIVAVSPALQAPVMERVKPALTEWQCRVEDAERPVHTYSRKNALRHGLFAPI, encoded by the coding sequence GTGGCAAAAAATGCCCAAAACGTGTTTGATGATGATTATAGCCCGTGGTCGCTTGCCGACGATGCCCGCCTTGTACGGCAGGTAACAGAGGAAGCAGGGCGGATCGCCCTTTCCTATTTCGCCCGTGATGTAAAAGTGTGGGAAAAATCCCCCGGGAACCCTGTGTGCGAAGCCGACATGGCTGTTGATGAATTTCTGCGTACCACCCTGATGCAAAACCGGACCGGTTATGGCTGGCTGTCTGAAGAAACCGAAGACCAGCCAGAGCGCCTGCGCTGTGGCCGCCTGTGGGTGGTGGACCCGATCGACGGTACCCGCGCCTTTATTGCAGGCGGCGATGACTGGGGCATATCGGTGGCATTGGTGCAAGACCAGCGCCCTGTTGTAGCCGCCTTTTATGCGCCGGTGAAAGACGCATTCTATTTTGCTGAATATGGCCGGGGGGCGCGCAAAAACGGCAAACATATTGAGGTTTCAGGCGCAGATAACCTGAACACAGCCCGCATGATGGGCGACCCTGAGGCCTTCCGTCATGAGAAATTCTGGCCAAACCCGTGGCCAGAAACCATGCAGGCCGAAGCCGCAAACAGCATTGCCCTCAGGATATGTCAAATCGCTGATGGCCAGTTTGACTGCTGCGTTACGCTGCGCCCCAAAAATGACTGGGACGTGGCAGCCGCAGACCTTATCCTGCTGGAAGCAGGCGGCATTTGCACCACTGCCCACGGCAAAAACCTGATCTTCAACCGCGAAAAACCCCTGCATGACCATATTGTTGCGGTTAGCCCCGCGTTGCAGGCCCCAGTGATGGAACGGGTGAAACCGGCGCTCACGGAATGGCAATGCCGGGTTGAAGATGCAGAAAGGCCTGTGCATACCTATAGCCGCAAAAACGCCCTCCGCCACGGCCTGTTCGCCCCGATTTAG